In the genome of Myxococcus stipitatus, one region contains:
- a CDS encoding LptF/LptG family permease encodes MTRISRYLLTELLVPLGVWVAFMFLLLFVMQFLRGTDVLLGSSVTLTDLGRLVAYLTPHFLMMALPIAFLLAILLGLGRLGEDRELTALQALGIGPSRLLAAPMGVAAALSVLMLLITSTAQPWGLTGVKELVSEVIRKNVVGDVKSGTFYEDLSDLTLYAEQVSSDGRWTNVLLHDDREASSPLLVLAHHGQVGTSSGGEVLRFSLEDGEVHRSGRATENYSVIHFDQAEISVGVGASMGKRGRFTSAKEELTPAELLEAASEAEAKGGDARGFRMALHSRLGGALAPIAFALLGTPLAIGRRQAGRAWGYLLTLGGYVLYYLLSRAFEQLGQQGKLPAPLAGQLANLIFMAVGAVALYRVSRSGTVR; translated from the coding sequence GTGACCCGCATCTCCCGTTATCTCCTCACGGAGCTGTTGGTGCCGCTCGGCGTCTGGGTGGCCTTCATGTTCCTGCTGCTGTTCGTGATGCAGTTCCTCCGCGGAACGGACGTGCTGCTGGGTTCGTCGGTGACGCTGACGGACCTGGGGAGATTGGTGGCGTACCTCACGCCGCACTTCCTGATGATGGCGCTGCCCATCGCGTTCCTGCTGGCCATCCTCCTGGGCCTGGGGCGGCTGGGCGAGGACCGGGAGCTGACGGCGCTGCAGGCGCTGGGCATCGGTCCGAGTCGCTTGCTGGCCGCGCCCATGGGGGTCGCCGCGGCGCTCAGCGTGTTGATGCTGCTCATCACCTCCACCGCGCAGCCATGGGGCCTCACGGGCGTGAAGGAGCTGGTGAGCGAGGTCATCCGGAAGAACGTCGTGGGCGATGTGAAGTCCGGCACGTTCTACGAGGACCTCAGCGACCTGACGCTCTACGCGGAGCAGGTCTCCTCCGATGGCCGTTGGACCAACGTGCTGCTGCACGATGACCGCGAGGCGAGCTCTCCGCTGCTGGTGCTGGCGCACCACGGACAGGTGGGGACGTCCAGCGGAGGCGAGGTGCTGCGCTTCTCGTTGGAGGATGGCGAGGTGCACCGCTCCGGCCGCGCCACCGAGAACTACAGCGTCATCCACTTCGACCAGGCGGAGATCAGCGTCGGCGTGGGCGCGTCGATGGGCAAGCGCGGCCGCTTCACCTCCGCCAAGGAGGAGCTGACCCCGGCGGAGCTGCTCGAGGCGGCGAGCGAGGCCGAGGCCAAGGGCGGGGACGCACGAGGCTTCCGGATGGCGCTGCACAGCCGGCTGGGAGGGGCCCTGGCGCCCATTGCCTTCGCGCTCCTGGGCACGCCCCTTGCTATTGGTCGGCGCCAGGCGGGCAGGGCCTGGGGTTATCTCCTGACGCTCGGAGGCTACGTCTTGTACTACCTGCTGAGCCGGGCCTTCGAGCAGTTGGGGCAGCAAGGCAAGTTGCCGGCGCCCCTGGCGGGGCAGCTGGCGAACCTCATCTTCATGGCGGTGGGTGCGGTGGCCCTGTACCGGGTGAGTCGTTCGGGGACGGTTCGGTGA
- a CDS encoding LptF/LptG family permease has translation MRLTLFGYVLRSYVRFALGILGGLVLVFVVVDFVDRAKTYTGPGWVTDAAKLYGYKALMAVQQLGPAALLLAAGTTVSALRKQGEVTAIRALTFGPTALYAPVLAFGLLACTGFVVFDEVVATHAGRRVDEITTQRFNRWGDWRFYYTPKQWFRRGDHIFFLRAGSAQEGFADVSIFTLSREFKLQRRLDAARMEWLDGTRWRLTGVVERSFSGETHTSVKSLESSEYELGIAASAFRIRPGRPEQMRVRELREQIVARRDVGLATKQFELALHNRFAYPLAALPAALLGVGLALRTNRRGHLTAAIVEGLLVAVAMWGLMMVCRTLVLTERLSPPVAAWTPPVLLVLAAVALWMRREGFLHVPRRWLAVR, from the coding sequence GTGAGACTCACGCTCTTTGGTTATGTGCTGCGCTCGTACGTGCGCTTCGCGTTGGGCATCCTGGGGGGGTTGGTGCTCGTCTTCGTGGTGGTGGACTTCGTCGACCGGGCGAAGACGTACACGGGGCCGGGCTGGGTGACGGACGCGGCCAAGCTCTACGGTTACAAGGCGCTGATGGCGGTGCAGCAGCTGGGGCCCGCGGCGCTGCTGCTGGCCGCGGGCACGACGGTGTCCGCGCTGCGCAAGCAAGGGGAAGTCACGGCCATCCGCGCGCTGACCTTCGGACCCACGGCGCTGTATGCACCGGTGCTGGCCTTCGGTCTGCTCGCGTGTACGGGCTTCGTGGTGTTCGACGAGGTCGTCGCGACGCATGCCGGGCGCCGCGTGGATGAAATCACCACGCAGCGCTTCAACCGCTGGGGCGACTGGCGCTTCTATTACACGCCGAAGCAGTGGTTCCGGCGCGGCGACCACATCTTCTTCCTCCGCGCGGGGAGCGCGCAGGAGGGCTTCGCGGACGTGTCCATCTTCACCCTGTCGCGGGAGTTCAAGCTGCAGCGGCGGCTGGACGCGGCGCGGATGGAGTGGCTCGACGGGACGCGCTGGCGGCTGACGGGGGTGGTGGAGCGCTCCTTCTCAGGGGAGACGCACACGTCGGTGAAGAGCCTCGAGAGTAGTGAGTACGAGCTGGGCATCGCGGCCTCGGCCTTCCGCATCCGTCCGGGACGTCCCGAGCAGATGCGGGTGAGGGAGCTGCGCGAGCAGATTGTCGCGCGCAGGGACGTGGGGCTCGCGACGAAGCAGTTCGAGCTCGCGCTGCACAACCGCTTCGCCTACCCGCTGGCGGCGCTTCCCGCGGCCCTCCTGGGCGTGGGGTTGGCGCTGCGCACGAACCGGCGCGGACACCTCACCGCCGCCATCGTCGAAGGGTTGTTGGTGGCCGTGGCCATGTGGGGCTTGATGATGGTGTGCCGCACGTTGGTGCTCACCGAGAGATTGTCTCCACCCGTGGCGGCATGGACGCCACCCGTCCTGCTCGTGCTGGCGGCCGTGGCGCTGTGGATGCGCCGGGAAGGGTTTCTTCACGTGCCTCGCCGTTGGCTGGCGGTGAGGTAG
- a CDS encoding O-antigen ligase family protein, giving the protein MDLPSQARFEPLLRRAVAVVLLAWAVGLVLAEVVLQVAASAAVFLSLVMVALRRLRLAPDVRAYVLASVALCAWQVVSPALALLTGAAGAWPRSSRYGQVLDSVAGAAVASIGSVGVPWLALAGTVVAGWLFVAALGMFQNRVRWPWEPPAFLKLNPGRLHENFGTEASPRYAAGGIFFHRLRFAHGAIAALGPALAVLGGSEVLRRRLLAGAVVLGMLVSIYNAFARAALGAALLVSVVALLLLVSGLARKVGLALIAVAVLLVMASPAWRARLEKAAGNIYGGERELAMKVGWSLVQEHPWVGVGFGNHKAAVLARQSGSGITDLLATDSHNLWLTVWAETGLVGLLLMVTVHVLLGWALIRRYRAGSLAATGALLSFVGFHILALVHYLPFHSSVHLSFALVWGLGLCEGSDVLRGRART; this is encoded by the coding sequence ATGGATCTTCCCTCCCAGGCCCGGTTCGAGCCTCTCCTTCGCCGTGCCGTGGCCGTGGTGTTGCTGGCGTGGGCCGTGGGCCTGGTGCTGGCGGAAGTCGTGCTGCAGGTGGCCGCTTCCGCCGCGGTGTTCCTGTCGCTGGTGATGGTGGCGCTGCGGCGGCTGCGTCTGGCCCCGGACGTGCGCGCCTATGTGTTGGCGAGCGTGGCGCTGTGCGCGTGGCAGGTGGTGTCACCCGCGCTGGCGCTGCTCACCGGCGCGGCGGGCGCGTGGCCTCGCAGCTCGCGCTATGGGCAGGTGTTGGACTCGGTGGCGGGCGCGGCGGTGGCCTCCATCGGTTCGGTGGGCGTGCCGTGGCTGGCGCTGGCGGGGACGGTGGTGGCGGGGTGGCTGTTCGTCGCCGCGCTGGGCATGTTCCAGAACCGCGTGCGCTGGCCCTGGGAGCCCCCGGCGTTCCTCAAGCTGAACCCCGGCCGGCTGCACGAGAACTTCGGGACGGAGGCGTCGCCTCGCTACGCGGCGGGAGGCATCTTCTTCCACCGGTTGCGCTTCGCGCACGGCGCCATCGCCGCGCTGGGGCCCGCGCTCGCGGTGCTCGGCGGCTCCGAGGTGCTGCGGCGGCGACTGCTCGCGGGCGCCGTCGTGTTGGGCATGCTCGTGTCCATCTACAACGCGTTCGCTCGCGCGGCGCTGGGGGCGGCGCTGCTGGTCAGCGTGGTGGCGCTCCTGCTCCTGGTGAGCGGACTGGCGCGCAAGGTGGGCCTGGCGCTCATCGCGGTGGCGGTCCTGCTGGTGATGGCCTCGCCGGCCTGGCGCGCGCGCCTGGAGAAGGCGGCGGGCAACATCTACGGCGGCGAGCGCGAGCTCGCGATGAAGGTGGGTTGGAGCCTGGTGCAAGAGCACCCTTGGGTGGGCGTGGGCTTCGGCAACCACAAGGCCGCCGTGCTCGCTCGACAGAGTGGCTCCGGCATCACGGACCTGTTGGCCACCGACTCACACAACCTCTGGCTGACGGTGTGGGCGGAGACGGGCCTCGTGGGGCTGCTCCTGATGGTGACGGTGCATGTGCTGCTGGGCTGGGCGCTCATCCGCCGCTATCGCGCGGGCTCGCTCGCCGCGACGGGCGCGCTGCTCTCCTTCGTGGGCTTCCACATCCTGGCGCTCGTGCACTACCTGCCGTTCCACTCCAGCGTGCATCTCTCGTTCGCCCTGGTGTGGGGCCTGGGGCTGTGCGAGGGCAGCGACGTGCTGCGCGGGCGCGCGCGGACGTAG
- a CDS encoding glycosyltransferase family 1 protein, protein MWYAGSVAHVLLDLRMVRGRLHGIARYALELARRVPAMAPDLRFSALVPPEGLPSDLGSLTPTLPVHRALAGFLSPIEQPALAADLTRLKPDVFHATSFALPLFWSGPLVATLHDANHVALAQEYSPAQALYYRVVVGPRAKRASALVTVSEFSREELARYLKLSPYRLQVIPNGVDSRFQPPSAQEVRAFRERHELPARYVAAVGNAKRFKNLALLRHFAADLPVPIVLLAGKGAVAHELGLHENVLDLEELPEAEMPLFYGAAAALLLPSKYEGFGLPALEAMAAGCPVLTSDAGSLPEVVGGAALRLSPDDPGAWREATLRVLRDDALRAQLIELGHERAARFTWDECARRTVAVYRRVLEARALPPR, encoded by the coding sequence GTGTGGTACGCGGGGAGCGTGGCTCATGTCCTCCTCGACCTGCGCATGGTGCGCGGCCGCTTGCACGGAATCGCTCGCTATGCCCTGGAGCTCGCGCGGCGCGTTCCCGCGATGGCCCCGGACCTGCGCTTCTCCGCCCTCGTCCCTCCGGAGGGGCTGCCCTCGGACCTGGGGAGCCTCACGCCGACGCTGCCCGTGCACCGCGCGCTCGCGGGGTTCCTCTCCCCCATCGAGCAGCCCGCGCTCGCCGCGGACCTGACGCGGCTCAAGCCCGACGTCTTCCACGCCACGTCGTTCGCCCTGCCCCTCTTCTGGAGCGGGCCGCTGGTGGCCACGCTGCACGACGCCAACCACGTGGCGCTGGCCCAGGAGTACTCACCCGCGCAGGCGCTGTACTACCGCGTCGTCGTGGGGCCTCGCGCGAAGCGGGCCTCCGCGCTGGTCACGGTGTCCGAGTTCTCCCGAGAGGAGCTCGCGCGATACCTCAAGCTGTCGCCGTACCGCTTGCAGGTGATTCCCAACGGCGTGGACTCGCGCTTCCAGCCGCCCTCGGCCCAGGAGGTCCGAGCGTTCCGGGAGCGGCACGAGCTGCCCGCGCGCTACGTGGCGGCGGTGGGCAACGCCAAGCGCTTCAAGAACCTGGCGCTGCTGCGGCACTTCGCGGCGGACCTGCCCGTGCCCATCGTCCTGCTCGCGGGCAAGGGCGCCGTGGCGCACGAGCTGGGCCTGCACGAGAACGTGCTGGACCTCGAGGAGCTGCCAGAGGCGGAGATGCCCCTGTTCTACGGGGCCGCCGCGGCGCTGCTCCTGCCCTCGAAGTACGAGGGCTTCGGGTTGCCCGCGCTGGAGGCGATGGCGGCGGGCTGTCCCGTGCTCACCTCGGACGCGGGCTCCCTCCCGGAGGTGGTGGGAGGCGCGGCGCTGAGGCTGTCTCCGGATGACCCGGGGGCCTGGCGCGAGGCGACCCTGCGGGTCCTGCGGGACGACGCCCTGCGCGCGCAGCTCATCGAGCTGGGCCATGAGCGCGCCGCGCGCTTCACCTGGGACGAGTGCGCGCGGAGGACGGTGGCGGTGTATCGGCGCGTGCTCGAGGCTCGCGCCCTGCCACCTCGCTGA
- a CDS encoding glycosyltransferase, translating into MKVALVHDWLVTHRGGERVLDALCEVFPDADIYTLIHRPGSQSPAIESRRIFTSFLQHIPGIHERYRHFLPLMPRAIESLRLRGDYDVVLSSSHCVAKGLRAPAGLPHLSYVHAPMRYMWDLFDDYFGPGRAGLSVRAAAHAVRPWLRRWDRASAARVDRFVVNSHHVAGKLRRFWGREATVVHPPVDLERFTRLPLEGSGQGGYFLWLGAFAPYKRLDIALEAFRELGAPLWVVGTGQEAARLMSGTPPANIRFLGNVPDDALPALYRDARALIFTPEEDFGITPLEAQACGRPVIAFGRGGALETVNTRTGLFFAEQSPSALAEAVRRFETWEGGFRPEDARSQAGRFSRGAFQQAMLSEVESLLRVARKSTPDARAV; encoded by the coding sequence GTGAAGGTCGCCCTCGTCCATGATTGGCTGGTCACCCACCGCGGGGGAGAGCGTGTGCTCGACGCGCTCTGCGAGGTCTTTCCCGACGCGGACATCTACACCCTCATCCACCGGCCCGGCAGCCAGTCCCCCGCCATCGAATCCCGACGCATCTTCACGTCCTTCCTCCAGCACATCCCGGGCATCCACGAGCGCTACCGCCACTTCCTGCCCCTGATGCCCCGGGCCATCGAGTCGCTGCGCCTGAGAGGGGACTACGACGTCGTCCTGTCCTCCAGCCACTGCGTGGCCAAGGGGTTGCGGGCCCCGGCGGGCCTGCCGCACCTGAGCTACGTGCACGCGCCCATGCGGTACATGTGGGACTTGTTCGACGACTACTTCGGGCCGGGTCGGGCGGGCCTGTCCGTGCGTGCCGCGGCCCACGCGGTGCGCCCGTGGCTGCGGCGGTGGGACCGCGCCTCGGCGGCTCGCGTGGACCGCTTCGTCGTCAACAGCCACCACGTGGCGGGAAAGCTGCGGCGCTTCTGGGGACGCGAGGCCACCGTGGTGCATCCCCCCGTGGACCTGGAGCGCTTCACGCGGCTGCCGCTCGAGGGCAGCGGCCAGGGTGGCTACTTCCTGTGGCTGGGGGCCTTCGCGCCCTACAAGCGGCTGGACATCGCGCTGGAGGCCTTCCGCGAGCTCGGCGCGCCCCTCTGGGTGGTGGGCACGGGCCAGGAGGCCGCGCGCCTCATGTCGGGCACGCCGCCCGCCAACATCCGCTTCCTGGGCAACGTCCCCGACGACGCGCTGCCGGCGCTCTACCGCGATGCCCGCGCCCTCATCTTCACGCCCGAAGAGGACTTCGGCATTACCCCGCTGGAGGCCCAGGCCTGCGGGCGCCCCGTCATCGCCTTCGGCCGGGGGGGCGCGCTCGAGACGGTGAACACCCGCACCGGACTGTTCTTTGCGGAACAGTCACCGTCCGCGCTCGCGGAGGCCGTTCGCCGCTTCGAGACCTGGGAGGGTGGGTTCCGCCCCGAGGATGCCCGCTCGCAGGCGGGCCGCTTCAGCCGAGGGGCCTTCCAGCAGGCCATGCTCTCCGAGGTGGAGTCGCTCCTCAGGGTGGCGAGGAAATCCACACCCGACGCCAGGGCGGTGTGA
- a CDS encoding undecaprenyl-phosphate glucose phosphotransferase: MFSRLQRFYTSIKVVADMVMLAVAFALAYVTRFSGIVPVTEGIPPWEDSLVSLLMVLVIFPATFKQSRLYATNRSRTNTGEVFEVFKSTITATLILVAATYFARERYSRLTLVIFVVYAFVLVTCSRLAFRYVLSEVRRRGHNLKSILIIGAGELAQRVVETVEGHRELGFRVTGLLTLRPEKVGQYVNGVRVIGHVDDVERVLDAQPVDQVIIALPLQEQAHVKRLMEPLALRTVDVRVVPDLYQYITLYGGLEEFGGLPIIRLQGDPMEGWSQVAKRAFDILFSLLAIVVTAPLMAATALAVRLSSQGPLLYRQERMGMDGRTFHILKFRTMRVDAENTGAMMARKDDPRRTVIGTFLRKYSLDELPQFFNVLTGDMSLVGPRPERPVFIEEFKRQIPRYHLRHKVKAGITGWAQINGLRGQTCIEKRIEYDLYYIENWSLLMDLKILVRTALGGFLSKNAY; the protein is encoded by the coding sequence GTGTTCAGTCGTCTCCAGCGCTTCTACACGTCCATCAAGGTTGTCGCGGACATGGTGATGCTCGCGGTGGCGTTCGCCTTGGCGTACGTCACCCGCTTCTCGGGCATCGTCCCTGTCACGGAGGGCATTCCTCCGTGGGAGGACTCGCTCGTCTCGCTGCTCATGGTGCTGGTCATCTTCCCGGCGACCTTCAAGCAGTCGAGGCTCTATGCGACCAACCGCTCCCGGACGAACACGGGTGAGGTGTTCGAGGTCTTCAAGTCCACCATCACCGCGACGCTCATCCTGGTGGCGGCGACGTACTTCGCCCGGGAGCGCTACTCGCGCCTGACGCTGGTCATCTTCGTCGTCTACGCCTTCGTGCTGGTGACGTGCAGCCGGCTGGCGTTCCGCTATGTGCTGAGCGAGGTGCGCCGGCGGGGCCACAACCTCAAGTCCATCCTCATCATCGGCGCGGGGGAGCTGGCGCAGCGCGTGGTGGAGACGGTGGAGGGCCACCGGGAGCTGGGCTTCCGGGTGACGGGCCTCCTGACACTGCGGCCGGAGAAGGTAGGCCAATATGTCAACGGCGTGCGCGTGATTGGCCACGTGGACGACGTGGAGCGGGTGCTGGACGCCCAGCCCGTCGACCAGGTCATCATCGCGCTGCCGCTGCAGGAGCAGGCGCACGTGAAGCGGCTGATGGAGCCGCTGGCGCTGCGCACGGTGGACGTTCGCGTCGTGCCGGACCTGTACCAGTACATCACCCTCTACGGCGGGCTGGAGGAGTTCGGCGGCCTGCCCATCATCCGCCTCCAGGGCGACCCGATGGAGGGCTGGAGCCAGGTGGCCAAGCGGGCCTTCGACATCCTGTTCTCCCTCCTGGCCATCGTCGTCACGGCGCCGCTGATGGCGGCCACCGCGCTGGCGGTGCGCCTGTCCAGCCAGGGGCCCTTGCTCTACCGCCAGGAGCGCATGGGGATGGATGGCCGCACGTTCCACATCCTCAAGTTCCGCACGATGCGCGTGGACGCGGAGAACACCGGCGCGATGATGGCGCGCAAGGACGACCCGCGCCGCACCGTCATCGGCACGTTCCTGCGAAAGTACTCGCTGGATGAGCTGCCGCAGTTCTTCAACGTGCTGACGGGGGACATGAGCCTCGTGGGTCCGCGTCCCGAGCGCCCTGTCTTCATCGAGGAGTTCAAGCGGCAGATTCCGCGCTACCACCTGCGGCACAAGGTGAAGGCGGGCATCACCGGCTGGGCTCAGATCAACGGGCTGCGCGGGCAGACGTGCATCGAGAAGCGCATCGAGTACGACCTGTACTACATCGAGAACTGGTCGCTGCTGATGGACCTGAAGATCCTCGTGCGCACCGCGCTGGGCGGCTTCCTCTCGAAGAACGCCTACTGA
- a CDS encoding serine protease, producing MKRVQLAGFVAALMLGAPAALASAPVCAVATSSASQRATKVGEDVYQRFESAHPYASAALRTHSGPLHTDVITYEGAAYIAAHFERLELEAGDFVVVRSPDGRRSKRYDATHPGARDGFWAMHIPGDTAIVELHSGDSPGRRGILNKHGYSIDRFARGYTNAEKGFTSDINKALCGADDSNWAPCYATSEATVYGRARPVARLLIGGSSACTGWLVGSQGHIMTNQHCIGTASDAQNTDFEFMAEGATCATNCGSWFGCPGHVISGATLVQADAPRDYALVRLAVNPTNAFGYLQLRDTGAVVNERIYVPQHPAGYGKKIAVASTDPSDASGFAEVYSLNEPSCQTGGPNDVGYFADTQGGSSGSPVLGYGDHLVVSLHHCANCPNRGVPIQAVISHLGTSLPQCALPAAGCPDPNGNGEPPPEEPPPPANSFPFTASDTNSAQQNTTNKKITLAANETLTVGTCGLTGAKTSGDTFMRLFNPAGTSVATNDDECGGRGSKITFRAPTAGEYEVRAGCYSSGSCGGTVVWEITGSGPPPTTSGAFDFSASNTNSGQQATINRDVPVTAGQVLTVATCGLAGATFTGDTFLRIFNGATQVATNDDACSGRGSSVSYTATAPGTLQIRVGCYSSTTCSGTAVWNLQ from the coding sequence ATGAAACGAGTCCAGCTCGCAGGTTTCGTCGCCGCGCTGATGTTAGGTGCGCCGGCCGCACTGGCGTCCGCCCCCGTGTGCGCGGTGGCCACGTCCTCCGCGTCCCAGCGCGCCACGAAGGTCGGCGAGGATGTGTACCAGCGGTTCGAATCAGCCCATCCCTACGCCTCGGCGGCCCTGCGCACGCACAGCGGCCCCCTCCACACCGACGTCATCACCTACGAGGGCGCCGCCTACATCGCCGCGCACTTCGAGCGGCTGGAGCTGGAGGCGGGAGACTTCGTGGTGGTGCGCTCGCCGGATGGACGGCGCTCGAAGCGGTATGACGCCACCCATCCCGGAGCCCGCGACGGCTTCTGGGCCATGCACATCCCCGGCGACACCGCCATCGTGGAGCTCCACAGCGGCGACTCCCCGGGACGCCGAGGCATCCTCAACAAGCACGGCTACAGCATCGACCGCTTCGCGCGCGGCTACACCAACGCGGAGAAGGGCTTCACCTCCGACATCAACAAGGCCCTCTGCGGAGCGGACGATTCCAACTGGGCCCCCTGCTACGCCACCAGCGAGGCCACCGTCTACGGCCGAGCCCGCCCCGTGGCGCGGCTGCTCATCGGCGGCTCGAGCGCGTGCACCGGATGGCTCGTGGGCAGCCAGGGCCACATCATGACGAACCAGCACTGCATCGGGACCGCCAGCGACGCCCAGAACACCGACTTCGAGTTCATGGCCGAAGGCGCCACCTGTGCCACCAACTGCGGCAGCTGGTTCGGCTGTCCGGGCCACGTCATCTCCGGCGCCACGCTGGTCCAGGCGGACGCGCCTCGCGACTACGCGCTGGTGCGGTTGGCGGTGAACCCCACCAACGCTTTCGGCTACCTGCAGCTCCGCGACACCGGCGCCGTCGTCAACGAGCGCATCTACGTCCCGCAGCACCCGGCGGGCTACGGCAAGAAGATCGCCGTCGCCTCGACGGACCCGTCGGACGCGTCTGGCTTCGCGGAGGTCTACAGCCTGAACGAGCCGTCCTGCCAGACGGGCGGCCCCAACGACGTGGGCTACTTCGCCGACACCCAGGGCGGCTCGTCCGGCTCCCCTGTGCTCGGGTACGGCGACCACCTGGTGGTGTCACTGCACCACTGCGCCAACTGCCCCAACCGGGGCGTGCCCATCCAGGCCGTCATCAGCCACCTGGGCACCAGCCTGCCGCAATGCGCGCTGCCCGCGGCCGGCTGCCCGGACCCCAACGGCAACGGCGAGCCTCCTCCCGAGGAGCCCCCTCCGCCCGCCAACTCCTTCCCCTTCACCGCCTCCGACACCAACAGCGCGCAGCAGAACACCACCAACAAGAAGATCACCCTCGCCGCGAACGAGACGCTCACCGTGGGCACCTGCGGCCTGACGGGCGCGAAGACCTCCGGTGACACCTTCATGCGCCTCTTCAACCCCGCGGGGACGTCCGTCGCCACGAACGACGACGAGTGCGGCGGCCGAGGCTCGAAAATCACCTTCCGGGCCCCCACCGCTGGCGAGTACGAGGTGCGCGCGGGCTGCTACTCGTCGGGGAGCTGCGGCGGCACCGTCGTCTGGGAGATCACCGGCAGCGGCCCTCCGCCGACCACGTCGGGCGCGTTCGACTTCAGCGCCAGCAACACCAACAGCGGTCAGCAAGCCACCATCAACCGGGACGTCCCCGTCACCGCGGGCCAGGTCCTCACCGTGGCCACCTGCGGCCTGGCGGGCGCGACGTTCACCGGCGACACGTTCCTGCGCATCTTCAACGGCGCCACCCAGGTGGCGACCAATGACGATGCGTGCAGCGGCCGCGGCTCCAGCGTGAGCTACACCGCCACCGCCCCCGGCACGCTCCAGATTCGCGTGGGCTGCTACAGCAGTACGACGTGCAGCGGTACCGCGGTCTGGAACCTCCAGTAG